A portion of the Streptomyces sp. YPW6 genome contains these proteins:
- a CDS encoding TetR/AcrR family transcriptional regulator, translating to MPSPDSPPESALSSPRSKITPERAQELYAAVLELLRESGYESLTMEGVASRTRCGKSTLYRQWGSKPELVVAALHGTRRMRLPRIDTGTLAGDLLEAARAIGEASGSDTPLMHALSHAALQSPELLCALREALILPEVAAIDAMVRRGQERGEIAADLPAAEFVAAQLLGVLRARPLLEGRYADAAYLTRFVERAVLPGLGLTAGAPES from the coding sequence ATGCCGTCGCCCGATTCCCCGCCGGAGTCAGCTCTCTCGTCCCCCCGGTCGAAGATCACACCGGAGCGGGCGCAGGAGCTGTACGCGGCGGTACTGGAGCTGCTGCGGGAGAGCGGATACGAGTCGCTGACGATGGAGGGCGTCGCTTCCCGCACCCGGTGCGGGAAGTCGACGCTCTACCGGCAGTGGGGCTCCAAGCCGGAGCTCGTGGTGGCCGCGCTGCACGGCACCCGGCGGATGCGGCTGCCGAGGATCGACACGGGAACGCTGGCCGGGGACCTACTGGAGGCCGCGCGGGCGATCGGCGAGGCCTCGGGGAGCGACACCCCGCTGATGCACGCCCTCAGCCATGCCGCGCTGCAGAGCCCGGAGCTGCTGTGCGCGCTGCGCGAGGCACTGATCCTGCCGGAGGTCGCGGCGATCGACGCGATGGTCCGGCGGGGCCAGGAGCGCGGCGAGATCGCGGCGGACCTTCCGGCGGCCGAGTTCGTGGCGGCCCAGTTGCTCGGCGTGCTGCGCGCCCGGCCGCTGCTGGAGGGACGTTACGCCGACGCCGCCTACCTGACCCGGTTCGTCGAGCGGGCGGTCCTCCCGGGCCTCGGACTCACGGCCGGAGCGCCGGAGTCCTGA
- a CDS encoding SDR family oxidoreductase — translation MGDQYRAMDFTGQAVLVTGGTRGLGAAIARAFLASGADVMVCGRSAPAALPRADGREAAFRAADLRDPAAAANVVAATAERFGRLDALVNNAGGSPDADAATASPRFVEKVVALNLLAPFYTAQAANLVMREQPDGGSVINIGSVSARDPQPGTAAYSAAKAGLLGLTRALALEWAPRVRVNHITAGPIRTGNAATPYGDGDGEAGRAMAGIVPMGRLAAPDDVARACLWLACDLSSYVNGADLAVHGGGEIPARYATFHHPTPH, via the coding sequence ATGGGCGACCAGTACCGCGCGATGGACTTCACCGGGCAGGCCGTGCTCGTCACCGGGGGCACCAGGGGCCTGGGGGCCGCGATCGCGAGAGCCTTCCTGGCGAGCGGCGCGGACGTCATGGTCTGCGGGCGCTCGGCACCGGCCGCCCTGCCCCGGGCGGACGGGCGCGAGGCGGCCTTCCGGGCGGCGGATCTGCGCGACCCGGCGGCGGCGGCGAATGTCGTCGCGGCCACCGCGGAGCGGTTCGGGCGACTGGACGCCCTGGTGAACAACGCCGGAGGCTCCCCGGACGCCGACGCGGCGACGGCCTCGCCGCGCTTCGTGGAGAAAGTGGTCGCGCTCAACCTCCTCGCCCCCTTCTACACGGCCCAGGCGGCGAACCTGGTGATGCGGGAGCAGCCGGACGGCGGAAGCGTCATCAACATCGGCAGCGTCTCCGCCCGCGATCCGCAGCCGGGGACCGCCGCCTACTCCGCCGCCAAGGCGGGCCTGCTCGGGCTGACCCGGGCCCTGGCCCTCGAATGGGCGCCACGGGTCAGGGTCAACCACATCACGGCGGGCCCCATCCGCACCGGAAACGCCGCCACGCCGTACGGGGACGGCGACGGGGAGGCCGGGAGGGCGATGGCGGGCATCGTCCCGATGGGGCGGCTCGCGGCGCCGGACGACGTGGCGCGAGCATGCCTCTGGCTGGCCTGCGACCTCTCCTCGTACGTCAACGGCGCCGACCTCGCCGTGCACGGAGGCGGCGAGATCCCGGCCAGATACGCGACCTTCCACCACCCCACACCTCATTAA
- a CDS encoding SHOCT domain-containing protein — MPQRFGRPGLLGTIARTAVISGTATAVSNRVEERGLRRREAARTPQMPPTPAPGPAPASSAPAGPDRVAQLTQLADLKNQGLLTEEEFATEKARILGS; from the coding sequence ATGCCTCAACGATTCGGACGACCCGGCCTGCTGGGCACCATCGCCCGTACCGCTGTCATCTCGGGCACCGCCACCGCGGTCTCCAACCGTGTGGAGGAGCGTGGCCTGCGGCGCCGGGAAGCCGCCCGGACCCCGCAGATGCCGCCGACCCCGGCGCCAGGCCCGGCCCCGGCTTCCTCCGCACCGGCGGGGCCGGACCGGGTCGCCCAGCTGACCCAGCTCGCCGACCTGAAGAACCAAGGGCTCCTCACCGAGGAGGAGTTCGCCACCGAGAAGGCCCGCATTCTGGGGTCCTGA
- a CDS encoding PadR family transcriptional regulator — protein MSLPHAILTALLEKPSSGLELTRRFDRSIGYFWSSTHQQIYRELGKLEQAGRIRALPTAVPARGQKKEYEVLPAGREELAAWVALPEDPRPVRDPLLLRMRAAAVVGTHGMGEELRRHLALHEGQLAEYQEIEQRDFTPPPTTDEGRLRHLVLRGGIDLETFWIRWLTRAIADLDTA, from the coding sequence ATGTCACTGCCGCACGCGATTCTCACCGCCCTGCTGGAGAAGCCGTCCTCGGGTCTGGAACTGACCCGCAGGTTCGACCGGTCGATCGGCTACTTCTGGTCATCGACCCACCAGCAGATCTATCGCGAGCTGGGCAAGCTGGAGCAGGCCGGACGGATCAGGGCGCTGCCCACGGCGGTGCCGGCCCGAGGGCAGAAGAAGGAGTACGAGGTGCTGCCCGCGGGCCGCGAGGAACTGGCGGCCTGGGTGGCGCTCCCCGAGGACCCCCGGCCGGTCCGCGATCCGCTGCTGCTGCGGATGCGGGCGGCCGCGGTCGTCGGGACGCACGGCATGGGAGAGGAGCTGCGCCGCCACCTCGCGCTGCACGAGGGGCAGTTGGCCGAGTACCAGGAGATCGAGCAGCGGGACTTCACTCCACCGCCGACGACCGACGAGGGGCGGCTGCGGCATCTGGTGCTGCGGGGCGGCATCGACCTGGAGACGTTCTGGATTCGCTGGCTGACCCGGGCGATCGCGGACCTGGACACCGCCTGA
- a CDS encoding NUDIX hydrolase, with protein MSADPVTEPARNTRPPVAQAALGVGVIVEDGRGRVLLGRHHSGTWELPGGKVDATHESIAAAAVRELREETGLVVDEASVDIVAMVHDVIGGINRISMAAVVRLASGEPEVTEPHLISTWRWTAPEELPAPLFDPSAQILAAWRPELGISHPPAHVLRIAGCG; from the coding sequence ATGTCGGCCGACCCCGTCACCGAGCCCGCCCGCAACACCCGCCCGCCCGTCGCCCAGGCAGCCCTGGGAGTCGGGGTGATCGTCGAGGACGGCCGAGGGCGCGTTCTGCTGGGGCGGCATCACAGCGGTACATGGGAGCTGCCGGGCGGAAAGGTCGACGCGACACACGAGTCGATCGCCGCGGCGGCGGTGAGGGAGCTGCGCGAGGAGACGGGCCTGGTCGTCGACGAAGCGTCCGTGGACATCGTCGCGATGGTGCACGACGTGATCGGCGGAATCAACCGCATCAGCATGGCGGCCGTCGTACGGCTCGCCTCGGGGGAGCCCGAGGTGACCGAGCCGCACCTGATCAGCACCTGGCGGTGGACCGCCCCCGAGGAACTTCCGGCACCGCTGTTCGACCCGTCGGCACAGATCCTGGCGGCCTGGCGGCCGGAGCTGGGCATCAGCCACCCGCCGGCACACGTTCTGCGGATCGCCGGATGCGGATGA
- a CDS encoding SPFH domain-containing protein: MADITRRFGWRHLRSAPTAHVRHHKRGKLAHDGQGLSFWYRSLSAALSEVPVDDRELAMAFHARTADFQDVTVQATVTYRISDPAEAANRLDFSVDPDSGSWRGAPLEQIATLLTETAQQHTLDVLTRTPLAAALVDGVAAVRERVATGLAAEPRLPATGIDVVAVRVVAIRPEAEVERALRTPAREQIQQEADRATYERRAVAVERERAIAENELASRIELARREEQLVDQRGTNARREAEEKAAADGVRTEAEAARTVRLARAEAEAARETGGARSEAQAAWLRVHGETDPATLHALAATRLAENLPRIENLTLSPDVLTGLLARLGRPEGGAGA; encoded by the coding sequence ATGGCCGACATCACCCGGCGCTTCGGCTGGCGCCATCTGCGCTCCGCGCCCACCGCCCATGTCCGCCACCACAAGCGCGGCAAGCTCGCCCACGACGGCCAGGGCCTCAGCTTCTGGTACCGGTCGCTGTCGGCGGCACTCTCCGAGGTGCCGGTCGACGACCGGGAGCTGGCCATGGCGTTCCACGCCCGTACGGCCGATTTCCAGGACGTCACCGTGCAGGCCACCGTCACCTACCGGATCAGCGATCCGGCCGAGGCGGCGAACCGGCTGGACTTCTCGGTCGACCCGGACAGCGGCAGCTGGCGGGGCGCACCGCTGGAGCAGATCGCCACCCTCCTGACCGAGACCGCGCAGCAGCACACCCTCGATGTCCTGACCCGCACCCCGCTGGCCGCGGCACTGGTCGACGGTGTCGCCGCCGTACGCGAACGGGTCGCCACCGGTCTCGCCGCCGAGCCCCGCCTCCCGGCCACCGGAATCGACGTGGTGGCCGTACGCGTCGTCGCGATCCGGCCCGAGGCCGAGGTCGAGCGCGCCCTGCGCACCCCTGCCCGCGAGCAGATCCAGCAGGAGGCGGACCGGGCCACCTACGAACGGCGCGCCGTGGCCGTCGAGCGTGAGCGCGCCATCGCCGAGAACGAGCTGGCGAGCCGGATCGAACTGGCCCGGCGCGAGGAGCAGCTGGTCGACCAGCGCGGCACGAACGCCCGCCGCGAGGCCGAGGAGAAGGCCGCGGCCGACGGCGTACGGACCGAGGCGGAGGCGGCCCGCACGGTGCGCCTGGCCCGGGCCGAGGCCGAGGCGGCGCGCGAGACGGGCGGAGCCCGGTCCGAGGCACAGGCCGCCTGGCTGCGGGTGCACGGCGAGACCGATCCGGCCACGCTGCACGCCCTGGCGGCGACCCGGCTCGCGGAGAACCTGCCGCGCATCGAGAACCTCACCCTCTCCCCCGACGTCCTCACCGGGCTGCTGGCCAGGCTCGGCCGCCCGGAAGGCGGTGCAGGAGCATGA
- a CDS encoding ABC transporter ATP-binding protein, with protein sequence MTSAITQDQPPRPPERTTPDNEAQESGVRAEEYLYRDESRLQAGSQLTSRTMARRLPTLVRRSLQMAWRVDRLATIGLIVCQTGTGVLAALGLLAVTGTITALISSGDITERLWDAAPQLAVVASAAGLRALLGIAVVWLTNRLRPVLGRAAELTMVEAALGAELAANNKPGYNDAYDIADRGAQVTPDLVEEAQDVLGATATLAAGATVLTVLDPLLLPLLFLACLPQADAYVRSARVIYLAGLETSGRRRMLGKLRWHMAYQEAGEEMRACLAGPFLIGRYRQLAASVNAAERKAANTGAWMGLAGALAGGIASVAVWAALLWLLASGRMSLAAGGGAVFALQTATGSVRGIINGGARLVRTGWYVQDWQNFLDNAHGQAMTDSRGTEPVAAAPERFEVRDVTYRYGGAPTDSLSGVSLHVRRGEIVALVGENGSGKTTLSRLLCGLLLPTEGHVAWDHASTADLAPWGSWEHVALVPQKFTYLPLTMRDNVTFGQGDTSDAALLAACEASGAAEMLPGLRSGLNTLLTSEWFGGQQLSGGQWQRLVLTRAFHRRAALLVMDEPTAALDARAEHRIFAGLRELAKDRAILLITHRLTNVAVADRIVVLDQGRIVQEGTYAQLTQQPGLFRTLWELQRRMSGDTP encoded by the coding sequence ATGACCTCGGCCATTACCCAGGACCAGCCGCCGCGACCACCCGAACGAACCACGCCGGACAACGAAGCGCAGGAATCCGGTGTTCGAGCAGAGGAGTACCTCTACCGCGACGAGTCGAGGCTCCAGGCCGGCTCCCAGCTGACCTCCCGCACCATGGCACGGCGGCTGCCCACACTCGTGCGGCGCTCACTGCAGATGGCCTGGCGCGTGGACCGCCTGGCGACGATCGGCCTGATCGTCTGCCAGACCGGAACCGGAGTCCTCGCGGCCCTCGGCCTCCTCGCCGTCACGGGCACGATCACGGCACTGATCTCCTCGGGCGACATCACCGAGCGGTTGTGGGACGCCGCCCCGCAGTTGGCCGTCGTCGCCAGCGCCGCCGGCCTGCGGGCGTTGCTGGGTATCGCCGTCGTCTGGCTCACCAACCGTCTGCGCCCGGTGCTCGGACGGGCCGCGGAGCTGACGATGGTCGAGGCCGCGCTCGGCGCGGAACTGGCCGCCAACAACAAGCCCGGCTACAACGACGCCTACGACATCGCCGACCGCGGCGCGCAGGTCACCCCCGACCTCGTCGAAGAAGCACAGGACGTCCTGGGCGCCACCGCCACGCTCGCGGCCGGCGCCACGGTCCTGACCGTCCTCGACCCCCTGCTCCTCCCCCTTCTCTTCCTCGCCTGCCTGCCGCAGGCCGACGCCTACGTGCGCTCCGCCCGCGTGATCTACCTCGCCGGCCTGGAGACCTCCGGGCGGCGCCGGATGCTGGGCAAACTGCGCTGGCACATGGCCTATCAGGAAGCCGGCGAGGAGATGCGCGCCTGCTTGGCCGGTCCCTTCCTGATCGGCCGGTACCGGCAGCTGGCCGCCTCGGTCAACGCGGCCGAGCGCAAGGCCGCGAACACCGGTGCCTGGATGGGGCTGGCCGGAGCCCTGGCCGGCGGGATCGCCTCGGTCGCGGTGTGGGCGGCGCTGCTGTGGCTCCTGGCCTCGGGGCGGATGAGCCTGGCCGCGGGCGGCGGGGCCGTCTTCGCCCTGCAGACCGCCACCGGCTCGGTGCGCGGCATCATCAACGGCGGGGCCCGCCTGGTGCGCACCGGCTGGTACGTGCAGGACTGGCAGAATTTCCTCGACAACGCCCATGGCCAGGCCATGACCGACTCTCGCGGCACCGAGCCGGTCGCCGCAGCCCCGGAGCGCTTCGAGGTCCGCGATGTCACCTACCGCTACGGCGGTGCCCCCACGGACAGCCTGAGCGGCGTGTCCCTGCACGTGCGGCGCGGCGAGATCGTGGCGCTGGTCGGGGAGAACGGCTCCGGCAAGACGACCCTCTCGCGTCTGCTGTGCGGACTGCTGCTGCCCACCGAGGGCCATGTGGCCTGGGACCACGCCTCCACAGCGGACCTGGCCCCGTGGGGGTCGTGGGAGCACGTCGCCCTGGTGCCGCAGAAGTTCACCTACCTGCCGCTGACGATGCGCGACAACGTCACCTTCGGCCAGGGCGACACCAGTGACGCCGCCCTGCTCGCCGCCTGCGAGGCGTCCGGCGCCGCAGAGATGCTTCCCGGACTCCGCTCGGGCCTCAACACTCTTCTGACCAGCGAATGGTTCGGCGGGCAGCAGCTCTCCGGAGGGCAGTGGCAGCGCCTGGTCCTCACCCGAGCGTTCCACCGGCGGGCGGCGCTGCTGGTGATGGACGAGCCGACGGCCGCCCTCGACGCCCGCGCCGAGCACCGGATCTTCGCCGGGCTGCGCGAACTGGCCAAGGACCGCGCGATCCTGCTGATCACCCACCGGCTCACCAACGTGGCCGTCGCCGACCGGATCGTGGTCCTGGACCAGGGACGGATCGTCCAGGAAGGCACTTACGCACAGCTCACCCAGCAGCCGGGACTGTTCCGAACCCTGTGGGAGCTACAGCGCCGGATGAGCGGCGACACTCCCTGA
- a CDS encoding DMT family transporter, which produces MNATLLAVALSLVSAAAYAAAAVAQSRLAARTDPGTGVLRMLGRGAWWSAVGLNAAGALLHVAALNYGPLTLVQPLGALSLVVAVPLGARAAGRRVGRIEWRGTALTLLGLGALLLTAGGSAPHETLTLPEALAVGAATMAVVAGLSRPGARPGLRHAAASGITSGVASALTQTLTVAVTDHSGGPLFSWRLLTVALLVSAFAMGGLLLSQTAYRGGLGAPLAVVTLANPVAAAAIGLALLGERLQGGPVSLLLALLGTAAAARGVVLLSRAQARNAEPGQAPEGPAPLEPVPSRVVVGSPRPAAVPEPAALRTGGAPHP; this is translated from the coding sequence ATGAACGCCACCCTGCTCGCCGTCGCGCTCTCCCTCGTCTCCGCCGCCGCCTATGCGGCCGCCGCCGTCGCGCAGTCCCGGCTCGCCGCCCGTACCGACCCGGGCACCGGAGTCCTGCGGATGCTGGGCCGGGGCGCCTGGTGGTCGGCGGTCGGCCTCAACGCCGCGGGCGCGCTGCTGCACGTCGCCGCGCTCAACTACGGCCCGCTCACCCTGGTCCAGCCCCTGGGGGCGCTCAGCCTCGTCGTCGCCGTGCCGCTCGGAGCCCGCGCCGCCGGACGCCGGGTCGGCCGCATCGAGTGGCGGGGCACCGCCCTGACCCTGCTCGGCCTCGGCGCGCTGCTGCTCACCGCGGGCGGCTCCGCCCCGCACGAAACGCTCACCCTCCCCGAGGCCCTCGCGGTGGGCGCGGCCACGATGGCGGTCGTCGCCGGGCTGAGCCGGCCCGGGGCCCGTCCGGGGCTGCGGCACGCGGCGGCGTCCGGGATCACCTCCGGCGTCGCCTCGGCGCTCACCCAGACCCTCACCGTCGCCGTCACCGACCACTCCGGCGGCCCGCTGTTCAGCTGGCGGCTGCTGACGGTGGCGCTGCTCGTCTCCGCCTTCGCGATGGGCGGCCTGCTGCTGTCCCAGACCGCGTACCGGGGCGGGCTCGGCGCACCGCTCGCCGTGGTCACCCTCGCCAATCCGGTCGCCGCCGCCGCGATCGGTCTGGCCCTGCTCGGTGAGCGCCTCCAGGGCGGGCCGGTCAGCCTGCTGCTCGCCCTCCTCGGTACGGCGGCGGCCGCGCGCGGGGTGGTCCTCCTCAGCCGGGCCCAGGCGCGGAACGCTGAGCCGGGGCAGGCGCCCGAGGGCCCCGCGCCCCTGGAGCCGGTGCCCTCGCGGGTCGTCGTCGGCAGCCCTCGTCCCGCGGCCGTGCCGGAACCCGCGGCGCTCCGGACGGGCGGTGCGCCGCACCCGTAG
- a CDS encoding NADPH-dependent 2,4-dienoyl-CoA reductase, translating to MSPYPTLLSPLDLGFTTLPNRVLMGSMHIGLEEAERGFERMAAFYAERARGGVGLMVTGGIAPSERACSFPGGAKMTTEAEAEQHREITSAVHAAGGRIAMQILHFGRYAHHPDLVAPSAIQAPISGFVPNALTDEQVEETVEEFVRAAELARFAGYDGVEIMGSEGYLINEFIVSATNHRTDRWGGSYENRIRFPVEIVRRVRERVGDDFILIYRLSMLDLVPGGSTLDEVVTLAREIEAAGATIINTGIGWHEARIPTIATSVPRGAFSWVTEKVRGAVSVPLVTSNRINTPEVAEEILASGRADMVSMARPFLADPEFVAKAAAGRPDAINTCIGCNQACLDHIFSLKITSCLVNPRACHETELVIGPTRSRKRVAVVGAGPAGLACSVTAAERGHAVTLFDTADEIGGQLNVARRVPGKEEFDETLRYFRTRLAELDVEVRLSTRADTAALAGFDEIVLATGVEPRTPAIPGTDHPNVVSYLDVLRDEAPVGDRVAIIGAGGIGFDVAEFLTDGGDAASLDADTFFRQWGVDTAYAERGGLRAPERPTSPRRVHLVQRRTTKVGAGLGKTTGWIHRTELRHRGVEMIAGASYDRIDDEGLHLTVDGERRVLAVDTVVLCAGQEPRRELYEELSAGTIPVHLIGGADVAAELDAKRAIRQGTELAATL from the coding sequence ATGAGCCCCTACCCGACCCTGCTGAGCCCGCTGGACCTCGGGTTCACCACCCTGCCCAACCGGGTGCTCATGGGATCGATGCACATCGGTCTGGAAGAGGCCGAGCGCGGCTTCGAGCGGATGGCCGCCTTCTACGCCGAGCGCGCCCGGGGCGGCGTCGGGCTGATGGTCACCGGCGGCATCGCCCCCAGCGAGCGGGCCTGTTCCTTCCCCGGCGGCGCCAAGATGACGACCGAGGCGGAGGCGGAGCAGCACCGGGAGATCACCTCGGCGGTGCACGCCGCGGGCGGCCGGATCGCGATGCAGATCCTGCACTTCGGCCGCTACGCGCACCACCCGGATCTGGTGGCCCCGAGCGCGATCCAGGCCCCGATCAGCGGGTTCGTCCCGAACGCGCTCACCGACGAGCAGGTCGAGGAGACCGTCGAGGAGTTCGTCCGGGCGGCGGAGCTGGCGCGGTTCGCCGGGTACGACGGCGTCGAGATCATGGGCTCCGAGGGCTATCTGATCAACGAGTTCATCGTCTCGGCGACCAACCACCGCACCGACCGCTGGGGCGGCAGTTACGAGAACCGCATCCGCTTCCCCGTCGAGATCGTGCGCCGGGTGCGCGAGCGGGTCGGCGACGACTTCATCCTGATCTACCGGCTCTCCATGCTGGACCTGGTGCCGGGCGGCTCGACACTGGACGAGGTCGTGACGCTCGCGCGGGAGATCGAGGCGGCGGGCGCGACGATCATCAACACCGGCATCGGCTGGCACGAGGCGCGGATCCCCACGATCGCCACCTCCGTGCCGCGCGGCGCGTTCAGCTGGGTGACCGAGAAGGTGCGCGGCGCGGTCTCCGTACCGCTGGTGACGAGCAACCGCATCAACACACCCGAGGTCGCCGAGGAGATCCTCGCCTCCGGCCGGGCGGACATGGTCTCGATGGCCCGGCCGTTCCTCGCCGACCCGGAGTTCGTCGCGAAGGCGGCGGCGGGCCGGCCGGACGCGATCAACACGTGCATCGGCTGCAACCAGGCCTGCCTGGACCACATCTTCAGCCTGAAGATCACCTCCTGCCTGGTCAACCCGCGGGCCTGCCACGAGACCGAGCTGGTGATCGGCCCGACCCGGAGCCGCAAACGCGTCGCCGTGGTCGGCGCGGGTCCTGCGGGCCTCGCGTGCTCGGTGACGGCGGCCGAGCGGGGGCACGCGGTGACCCTGTTCGACACGGCCGACGAGATCGGCGGCCAGCTCAACGTGGCCCGCCGGGTGCCGGGCAAGGAGGAGTTCGACGAGACGCTGCGCTACTTCCGAACGCGGCTGGCGGAGCTGGACGTGGAGGTGCGGCTGTCCACTCGGGCCGACACCGCGGCCCTGGCCGGTTTCGACGAGATCGTGCTGGCCACCGGCGTCGAGCCGCGTACCCCGGCGATCCCCGGCACGGACCACCCGAACGTCGTGAGCTACCTGGACGTGCTGCGCGACGAAGCGCCGGTCGGCGACCGGGTCGCGATCATCGGCGCGGGCGGCATCGGCTTCGACGTCGCGGAGTTCCTGACCGACGGTGGCGACGCGGCGAGTCTGGACGCGGACACGTTCTTCCGGCAGTGGGGGGTGGACACGGCGTACGCCGAGCGCGGCGGGCTGCGCGCCCCCGAGCGCCCCACGTCGCCGCGCAGGGTCCACCTGGTCCAGCGCCGGACGACCAAGGTCGGCGCCGGGCTCGGCAAGACGACCGGCTGGATCCACCGCACCGAACTGCGCCACCGGGGCGTCGAGATGATCGCGGGAGCCTCGTACGACCGCATCGACGACGAGGGGCTCCACCTCACCGTCGACGGTGAGCGGCGGGTGCTGGCGGTCGACACGGTCGTGCTGTGCGCGGGCCAGGAGCCGCGCCGCGAGCTGTACGAGGAGCTGAGCGCGGGGACCATCCCGGTCCATCTGATCGGCGGCGCGGACGTGGCGGCCGAGCTGGACGCGAAGCGCGCCATCCGCCAGGGCACGGAGCTGGCCGCCACGCTCTGA
- a CDS encoding SHOCT domain-containing protein — protein MDDYPLLNLFLTMLYLFLWVMWFFLLFKVITDLFRDHSLNGWAKAGWLVLVILLPYVGVLIYLIVRGRSMHERDEKLAKDSEAAFRDYVRRAAGTEGGSGSSGHVNDLAKLAELKDKGAINAEEYEQAKAKLLA, from the coding sequence ATGGACGATTACCCGCTGCTGAACCTCTTCCTGACCATGCTGTACCTGTTCCTGTGGGTCATGTGGTTCTTCCTGTTGTTCAAGGTGATCACCGACCTCTTCCGGGACCACTCGCTGAACGGCTGGGCCAAGGCGGGCTGGCTGGTCCTCGTCATCCTGCTGCCCTATGTGGGCGTGCTGATCTACCTCATCGTCCGCGGACGCAGCATGCACGAGCGCGACGAGAAGCTCGCGAAGGACTCCGAGGCCGCGTTCCGCGACTACGTACGCCGGGCCGCCGGAACGGAGGGCGGCTCGGGCAGCAGCGGCCACGTGAACGACCTGGCGAAACTCGCCGAGCTGAAGGACAAGGGCGCGATCAACGCCGAGGAGTACGAACAGGCGAAGGCGAAACTGCTCGCCTGA
- a CDS encoding DUF6325 family protein: protein MDVAVMAFDGNRFDGRIVPALRELQQNGTVRILDLAFVSKAGDGSVAVLELTDAEVSASLGQVTDVQFDLLSDEDLRTVSDSLTEESSALVVAWENTWAAQLSAAVRGSAGRLVMLERIPRDAVVEAVAALDGD, encoded by the coding sequence GTGGACGTCGCCGTCATGGCCTTCGACGGCAACCGGTTCGACGGCCGAATCGTTCCCGCGCTCCGGGAACTGCAGCAGAACGGCACGGTGCGGATTCTCGACCTGGCCTTCGTCTCGAAGGCCGGTGACGGCTCGGTCGCCGTGCTGGAACTCACCGACGCGGAGGTTTCCGCGTCGCTGGGGCAGGTCACGGACGTCCAGTTCGACCTGCTCAGCGACGAGGACCTGCGGACGGTCTCCGACTCCCTCACGGAGGAGTCGTCCGCACTCGTCGTGGCCTGGGAGAACACGTGGGCCGCACAGCTGTCGGCGGCGGTCCGGGGATCCGCGGGCCGGCTGGTGATGCTGGAGCGGATCCCGCGTGACGCCGTCGTCGAAGCGGTCGCGGCGCTCGACGGCGACTGA